Part of the Corallococcus macrosporus genome is shown below.
TCTCCTTGCCCGTCTGCGGGTTGCGGCCCACGCGCGCCTTCTTCTGGCGCACCTGGAAGTTTCCGAACCCGGAGATCTTGATCTTGTCCCCGCGCTCCAACGTCTCCTTCACGGTGTCGAAGACGAGCTCGACGATCTCCGCCGACTCCTTCTTGGAGAAGCCGACCTTCTCGTAGACCCCCTCGATGATGTCCGCTTTCGTCATGCGAGTCCTCTGGCACCCGTGAATGGCCGGTGAACGCGGGGCATGGTGTCAGCCTTCCCCGAACCGTGTCAACGTC
Proteins encoded:
- a CDS encoding integration host factor subunit alpha, yielding MTKADIIEGVYEKVGFSKKESAEIVELVFDTVKETLERGDKIKISGFGNFQVRQKKARVGRNPQTGKEIEISARRVLTFRPSQVLKSALNGEAPPENHAEIDAQEEAAADAAEARGEDFDEGMEEGDE